A stretch of Mytilus edulis chromosome 11, xbMytEdul2.2, whole genome shotgun sequence DNA encodes these proteins:
- the LOC139496344 gene encoding complement C1q-like protein 2: MALLVHIFAAIIALNLVGRVALQTDQSVLDLFPEFNSLKMSYQTIKSELATVKSKLQSFSEPRPAFLAVWTADTVALRSNDIIKFNHVVTNIGNGYSPGTGKFKAPKQGTYFFGGTVVSAPPNSLRMMLMKSGTSIMIPYASETQGDSYTFTAVLQLNVGDTVYVQKDNRAEAAYGRSHSTFSGFMISEPEI, from the exons ATGGCTCTGTTAGTTCACATTTTTGCTGCAATTATCGCTTTAAACCTTGTTGGACGAGTCGCTCTGCAGACGGATCAATCAGTACTTGACCTATTTCCGGAGTTTAACAGTTTGAAAATGAGTTATCAGACTATTAAGTCTGAATTAGCAACAGTCAAATCGAAGCTTCAAAGTT tttCAGAACCTCGTCCGGCCTTCCTTGCAGTATGGACAGCGGATACTGTTGCTTTGAGGAGCaatgatataataaaatttaaccatGTTGTCACAAACATAGGCAATGGTTATAGTCCTGGAACAGGAAAATTCAAAGCCCCAAAACAAGGTACCTACTTTTTTGGAGGTACAGTAGTGTCTGCTCCCCCTAATTCACTACGTATGATGTTGATGAAAAGTGGAACATCAATAATGATTCCCTATGCAAGCGAAACACAAGGGGATAGTTACACGTTTACCGCCGTCTTGCAATTGAATGTAGGAGATACGGTTTATGTCCAGAAAGATAATCGAGCGGAAGCGGCGTATGGTCGTTCCCATTCTACATTCTCTGGATTCATGATATCTGAACCTGAGATCTGA
- the LOC139496364 gene encoding uncharacterized protein: MVQQAGSVMSATCSDFTQNAWRKDLCTNCQRSRAEHSRAAVKENSPVPKKRTSVIIKTFGSSESENLKNLKSSLKSSLKGNNSHVKHANVQFVSDFPDVIGHDGGIVNLYSDDENESVSDSDSVVEELSFTEEERSFVLQALENTIWNSEVDNLNSEKNKPVKTRQNSSREFEDIKILSLWKADRFKDLKDCDAIIPKRYGTFPLRSKSKKNYIDSVFSDDYLSSNMTRTKISSVSSVGSDNEKHDSDNEPSSPYKLLDINEILYSKFEDVQTPSKGGNDETDNSPMENDDEFDPDEDFFDGFLDDLDLDSSSAGMQLVDMLNGVLAKYSDSDSFRGIEDHEIYSDLPIKLSRDKNSSGPPTLRAEDIKALKGSIKSTKEFNATLANIIKKQKKKPAPKPPTSPPPPPVHANQSKTSPVQADQSKTSPVQTDQSKTLPLQNNKTKIDRQNSDNSLKKSSSSDQNLQEPKFGMVTIGKSIIDHGQEKPLSPKRSANVFEEPEQPAKAKPENKPKRGISGFFRNILKRGKDSVDQSDQINSDSNLSKSSEVSNTSSSSGESYPLTGSDEAKAGSCNEQTKNSPEEKQSESVPKPDKVKSTPQKPVPTNPRGPRTSIIMYMSESFSEKKEEQEDKDMINGKDSPKTDKKDLKTVSEQATDIIREKKPIVKPLTAPPPRPQTRPKPPPNPNKPTVSPQLSYDGKGSPRQSRKTSESSLSNLEESPKHGEDNGVVRRRAKSPKRSTAPSRPAVIPVPGPDTKHSLFTKELEMRLSKNTEQTKVSVSPKSSLDGTLPKNTQEQKKVTKNNTDIISPKPLSRSSSESASPKNTIDRKSSLGPPPPSPMATSTTSLKDDNSLVKDRKSTLGAPPPSPMTTSTTSIKEEPSSKGHKSTLCQPQTSPMTSSMCSIKDEIKEVIPDGKGDYSDTSQQEAKQVEKIELPNKAQSRRSFLGKLNRKSKAPSRPQSSVKRTKSISDSQGSDLQPRKIDLSDISGPVMVTDPCGNTFPVSRRNTITIGEDPSMVSGGSTSSGSTNDKYDEWPDFSPLGSLDNLYEPIVPKEAPPPPPGKGDNTDIKPNTYDPLSDKFVDLPVSSEGYLEPVRTNPSQDSSKTGSKDVTKNNYKDKSSKIENRNVILASQPIYEEINGNDNERDEFDDDLDAESMKTDVTELQNYISRNITVSPSSSFTESDTSSASGSLNRPRPLPRKRPKPIDSSVFEQPYIAMNRPSIGMSLNESQLRETVNLLTSANLQTLREIYTHYEKEFKKDNVNLNVTGSAGPLKWRDFDIYGKPVHRSERCIVYNAKLRSNQCSCQLMLLHSRPDISIVEHPSLLHPSVIFSDMVPHSYLTDDFIKTNQLLQYSNKQPDSAKCFIAAGQFDITDNMNNHLASLEKIYDSATPSEEHLEILLFHVLQILSAISHCLEHGFSLGEANFRDVFVLAPGSRCHGNTIAFLPHQKQHDSSQVESICAYMEKYLAENLNYRAYSKGGKFHMGIFKIGKMLQYRRIESLAQVRCYIEFLLWGPKDTYFKGEMQRESNIEPKLSIWLETERANLVQFIAKERIMGLKELYSLKHFYQMKFLLKATAYMLSECVRNHLSE; encoded by the exons ATGGTGCAGCAAGCTGGAAGCGTAATGTCCGCTACCTGTTCTGATTTTACCCAGAATGCATGGCGGAAAGATCTGTGTACAAACTGTCAGCGGTCAAGGGCAGAACATTCACGAGCAGCAGTGAAAGAAAATTCTCCAGTTCCTAAAAAACGCACTTCTGTAATCATTAAAACATTTGGTAGCAGTGAGTCAGAAAatctaaaaaatttgaaaagcagTTTGAAGAGTTCTTTAAAGGGGAATAATTCACATGTCAAGCATGCAAATGTTCAGTTTGTGAGTGATTTTCCAGATGTGATTGGACACGACGGTGGAATAGTAAACTTATACTCAGATGACGAAAATGAAAGTGTTTCAGATTCCGACTCGGTTGTAGAAGAATTATCATTTACGGAGGAGGAACGTTCTTTTGTGTTACAAGCTTTAGAAAATACAATTTGGAATTCTGAAGTTGATAATTTAAACAGTGAAAAAAATAAACCAGTCAAAACTCGACAAAATTCCAGTAGAGAAtttgaagatataaaaattttGTCTTTATGGAAAGCTGATAGATTTAAGGATTTAAAGGACTGTGATGCTATTATTCCAAAACGATACGGAACATTTCCTTTAAGGTCAAAGTCCAAGAAAAATTACATCGACAGTGTGTTTAGTGACGATTATTTATCATCAAACATGACACGGACTAAAATAAGTTCTGTGTCTTCTGTAGGGTCAGATAATGAAAAACACGATAGTGACAATGAACCATCGTCTCcttataaacttttagatatCAATGAGATCTTATATTCTAAATTCGAGGATGTTCAAACTCCATCAAAGGGAGGTAATGATGAAACAGACAATTCTCCAATGGAGAATGATGATGAATTTGATCCTGACGAGGATTTCTTTGATGGTTTTCTGGATGATTTGGATTTAGATTCATCCTCCGCTGGAATGCAACTTGTTGACATGTTAAATGGTGTACTTGCTAAGTATAGTGATAGCGATTCTTTTCGTGGAATAGAAGATCACGAGATTTATTCAGACCTACCGATTAAATTGTCAAGAGATAAAAATAGTTCTGGACCCCCAACATTGCGAGCAGAAGATATAAAAGCACTCAAAGGAAGCATTAAGTCTACCAAAGAATTTAATGCTACTCttgcaaatataataaaaaagcagAAGAAAAAACCAGCACCTAAACCTCCAACTTCACCGCCACCACCACCTGTTCATGCTAACCAATCAAAAACTTCACCAGTTCAAGCTGACCAATCAAAAACCTCACCAGTTCAAACTGACCAATCAAAAACATTACCAttgcaaaataataaaacaaaaattgatagACAGAACTCTGATAACTCTTTGAAAAAGAGTTCCTCTTCAGACCAAAATCTCCAAGAACCAAAGTTTGGTATGGTGACCATCGGTAAATCAATTATTGATCATGGTCAAGAGAAACCTTTATCACCAAAACGGTCAGCAAATGTTTTTGAGGAGCCAGAACAACCAGCAAAAGCAAAACCAGAAAATAAACCGAAGAGAGGAATTTCAGGATTTTTTAGGAACATTCTTAAACGAGGCAAGGATTCTGTGGACCAGTCAGATCAGATAAACAGTgattcaaatttatcaaaatcatcagaAGTTTCTAATACATCATCTTCTTCGGGCGAGAGTTATCCTTTAACAGGAAGTGATGAAGCTAAAGCAGGAAGTTGTAatgaacagacaaaaaatagtccTGAAGAGAAACAATCTGAAAGTGTACCAAAACCTGATAAAGTTAAATCTACTCCACAGAAGCCAGTGCCAACTAATCCTCGAGGACCAAGAACTAGCATAATAATGTATATGTCTGAGTCTTTCAGTGAAAAAAAGGAGGAACAAGAAGATAAAGATATGATAAATGGAAAAGATTCTCCAAAAACtgataaaaaagatttaaaaactgTATCTGAACAAGCAACTGATATAATTAGAGAGAAAAAGCCGATTGTGAAGCCACTGACTGCTCCTCCCCCCAGACCTCAAACACGACCAAAACCACCACCGAACCCTAACAAACCCACTGTTAGTCCCCAGTTGTCCTATGATGGAAAAGGATCCCCAAGACAAAGTAGAAAGACCAGTGAAAGTAGCTTAAGTAATTTAGAAGAGAGTCCAAAGCATGGTGAGGACAATGGAGTGGTCAGACGGAGAGCAAAAAGTCCTAAAAGAAGTACAGCGCCCTCTAGGCCTGCTGTTATACCTGTCCCAGGACCAGATACTAAACATTCATTATTTACAAAGGAACTGGAAATGAGGCTGAGTAAAAATACAGAACAGACAAAAGTTAGTGTGTCACCGAAGTCAAGCCTTGATGGTACACTGCCAAAAAATACACAAGAACAGAAAAAAGTGACTAAAAACAATACTGACATTATTTCTCCAAAGCCTCTCTCTAGAAGCTCCTCTGAAAGTGCATCACCAAAGAATACAATAGATCGTAAATCTTCTCTCGGTCCTCCACCACCATCGCCAATGGCAACATCTACAACATCATTAAAAGACGATAATTCATTAGTTAAAGATCGTAAATCTACATTGGGTGCTCCGCCTCCATCACCAATGACGACATCAACGACATCTATTAAGGAGGAACCTTCCTCAAAAGGTCATAAGTCAACATTATGTCAACCTCAAACATCACCTATGACATCATCAATGTGTTCAATAAAGGATGAAATAAAGGAAGTTATTCCTGATGGCAAGGGAGATTACTCTGATACTAGTCAACAAGAAGCAAAACAAGTAGAGAAAATAGAATTGCCAAATAAAGCTCAAAGTCGACGAAGCTTCCTCggaaaattaaacagaaaatcaAAAGCTCCTTCAAGGCCGCAGTCTAGTGTTAAAAGAACTAAATCTATCAGTGATTCACAAGGCAGTGATTTACAGCCAAGGAAAATAGACCTCTCTGATATATCAGGACCTGTG ATGGTTACAGATCCTTGTGGAAATACTTTTCCTGTCAGTCGGAGGAATACCATCACCATCGGAGAGGATCCTTCTATGGTCTCAG GTGGTTCCACATCATCGGGTTCCACAAATGACAAATATGATGAATGGCCTGACTTCTCTCCCCTTGGCTCCTTGGATAACCTTTATGAACCTATTGTGCCAAAAGAAGCTCCACCCCCACCACCAGGGAAGGGAGATAACACAGACATTAAGCCTAATACATATGATCCATTGTCTGATAAATTTGTTGATTTGCCAGTCAGTTCTGAAGGATATTTAGAACCAGTTCGGACTAATCCTTCCCAGGATTCCTCAAAGACAGGAAGTAAAGATGTGACTAAAAATAACTACAAAGATAAGTCTTCCAAGATTGAGAACAGAAATGTTATTTTAGCCTCTCAGCCAATTTACGAGGAAATCAACGGTAATGATAATGAAAGAGATGAATTTGATGATGATTTAGACGCAGAATCGATGAAAACTGATGTCACTGAATTACAAAATTACATTTCACGAAATATAACAGTGTCGCCATCCTCTTCATTTACTGAGTCTGACACATCATCAGCATCTGGATCCTTAAACCGTCCACGGCCTCTACCACGAAAACGACCAAAACCTATTGATAGTTCTGTGTTTGAACAACCCTACATAGCTATGAATAGACCTTCCATTGGAATGTCCCTTAATGAGTCACAGTTACGTGAGACCGTTAACCTTTTGACATCTGCTAATCTTCAGACACTACGGGAAATATACACACATTATGAAAAGGAATTCAAAAAGGATAATGTGAATTTAAACGTTACTGGTTCTGCAGGTCCTCTTAAATGGAGAGATTTTGATATCTATGGAAAGCCAGTTCATAGGTCGGAGAGATGTATCGTGTATAATGCTAAGTTACGGTCCAATCAGTGTAGCTGTCAATTAATG CTACTACACTCCCGACCAGATATCAGTATTGTAGAACACCCAAGCTTGTTACATCCTAGTGTAATATTCTCTGACATGGTCCCTCATTCCTACCTAACAGacgattttatcaaaacaaatcaaCTTTTACAGTACTCCAACAAACAACCTGATTCAGCTAAATGTTTTATCGCTGCTGGACAGTTTGATATCACAGACAATATGAATAATCACTTAGCTTCCCTGGAGAAGATATACGATTCGGCCACACCATCAGAGGAACATTTAGAGATTTTACTGTTTCATGTCCTACAGATCCTTAGTGCTATTTCACACTGCTTAGAACATGGCTTCTCATTAGGTGAGGCAAACTTCCGTGATGTCTTCGTTCTTGCTCCCGGCAGTCGTTGCCATGGGAACACAATAGCTTTCTTGCCACATCAGAAACAACATGACAGTTCACAAGTGGAGTCTATATGTGCGTACATGGAAAAGTATTTAGCTGAAAATTTAAATTACCGAGCTTATTCAAAGGGAGGTAAATTTCACATGGGGATTTTTAAAATCGGTAAAATGTTACAATACAGAAGAATAGAGTCCCTTGCTCAGGTTAGGTGCTATATAGAATTTTTGTTGTGGGGACCAAAAGATACTTACTTTAAAGGTGAGATGCAAAGAGAAAGCAACATAGAACCCAAACTATCAATATGGTTAGAAACAGAACGGGCTAACCTTGTACAGTTTATTGCAAAGGAGAGGATCATGGGATTGAAAGAATTGTATTCACTAAAACATTTTTATCAGATGAAGTTTTTACTGAAAGCTACTGCATATATGTTGTCTGAATGTGTACGTAATCATTTAtcagaataa